The following are encoded in a window of Thiohalobacter sp. IOR34 genomic DNA:
- a CDS encoding DUF1631 domain-containing protein, with product MTPTHLAPLLIQMLEQAEVGLLEAAERAENNEMQNQYFAVMKAIKHNQNRILQTFLQGIDRGFADFLEGRAGARGDETSLDAFEADQLALVDKDEVDWALPVQNLVSRANAEYVQALYALDQRLAVINGGSKLAAEALPGGPQQIAEAFRDALRGLDTVKQIRLMLFASFDRHVMRELGPYFEEYNRRLVNAGVLPNLSYEIRKHQDPRRVARDEHQPPDGSPPEEADEETFRTISRLLAERRAAAGEAGGSATTSAAVPGEAPAGGDSSGAAGGSGGGLGGRVALVGAINQLQEAQSQAQPRGEPDLDSYFEDIRIDKGLLDRLQSILDQERKRLYEYVDRRHLTEEDVDVIDLVGMLFEFMLRDKTLPNVAKALLSRLHTPYLKVAILDKAFFVQKRHPARRLLDAMVEAGSQWIVEDDLQRGIFPCMRHVVEQVLDEFEDDLDLFEELLQAFSVRVREIEHKASLIEKRSVEAADGQARLQDARRRAHAQMARMLAERQLPEEAFEFFSRVWSEKLMFILLREKEGEQSAAWKLAIRVAGDIIDSIEPQMAEVERARIKQSLAALRQAIHMALNDLSPYGPRDNEQMFEQIVAWQDAALLTPQAVAEAARARSERAPEMPAEPVKAPLPPEAEAAARRLESVDFGTWFEFHDTQTELVRRLRLAWFSEISSNYMFVDAIGVKAAEYSRDLLARMMAQGEVSIVETEKRPFIERALAAVLGLLGRRPDSTLTH from the coding sequence ATGACCCCCACCCACCTGGCACCGCTGCTCATCCAGATGCTCGAGCAGGCCGAGGTCGGCCTGCTCGAGGCCGCCGAGCGGGCCGAGAACAATGAGATGCAGAACCAGTACTTCGCGGTGATGAAGGCCATCAAGCACAACCAGAACCGCATCCTGCAGACCTTCCTGCAGGGCATCGACCGGGGCTTTGCCGACTTTCTCGAGGGCCGGGCAGGTGCGCGCGGGGATGAGACCTCACTGGACGCATTCGAGGCCGACCAGCTGGCACTGGTCGACAAGGACGAGGTCGACTGGGCGCTGCCGGTGCAGAACCTGGTCTCCCGCGCCAATGCCGAGTATGTCCAGGCGCTCTATGCCCTGGATCAGCGGCTGGCGGTGATCAATGGCGGCAGCAAGCTGGCCGCCGAGGCCCTGCCCGGCGGGCCGCAGCAGATCGCCGAGGCCTTCCGCGACGCCCTGCGTGGCCTGGATACCGTGAAGCAGATCCGCCTCATGCTGTTCGCTTCGTTCGACCGGCACGTGATGCGGGAACTCGGCCCCTATTTCGAGGAATACAACCGCCGCCTGGTCAATGCCGGCGTGCTGCCCAATCTCAGCTACGAGATCCGCAAGCACCAGGACCCGCGGCGGGTTGCCCGGGACGAGCATCAACCGCCTGACGGGAGCCCGCCCGAGGAGGCCGACGAGGAGACCTTCCGGACCATCTCCCGTCTGCTTGCCGAGCGCCGCGCCGCGGCGGGTGAGGCCGGGGGCTCGGCTACGACCTCTGCGGCCGTCCCGGGCGAGGCGCCGGCCGGGGGTGACAGCTCGGGCGCTGCTGGCGGATCCGGCGGCGGTCTCGGTGGCCGGGTGGCCCTGGTGGGGGCCATCAACCAGCTGCAGGAGGCGCAGAGCCAGGCCCAGCCACGCGGGGAACCCGACCTGGACAGCTACTTCGAGGATATCCGCATCGACAAGGGGCTGCTCGACCGGCTGCAGTCGATACTCGACCAGGAACGCAAGCGGCTCTACGAGTATGTCGACCGTCGGCATCTCACCGAGGAGGACGTCGACGTCATCGATCTGGTCGGTATGCTGTTCGAGTTCATGCTGCGCGACAAGACCCTGCCCAATGTCGCCAAGGCCCTGCTCAGCCGCCTGCATACCCCCTACCTGAAGGTCGCCATACTCGACAAGGCCTTCTTCGTGCAGAAGCGGCATCCGGCACGCCGTCTGCTCGATGCCATGGTCGAGGCCGGCAGCCAGTGGATCGTGGAGGACGATCTGCAGCGCGGCATCTTCCCCTGCATGCGCCATGTGGTCGAGCAGGTGCTGGACGAGTTCGAGGACGATCTGGATCTGTTCGAGGAATTGCTGCAGGCCTTCAGCGTGCGGGTGCGCGAGATCGAGCACAAGGCCAGCCTGATCGAGAAGCGCAGCGTGGAGGCGGCCGACGGCCAGGCGCGGCTGCAGGACGCGCGCCGTCGTGCCCACGCGCAGATGGCGCGCATGCTGGCCGAACGGCAGCTGCCCGAGGAGGCCTTCGAGTTCTTCTCCCGGGTCTGGTCGGAGAAACTGATGTTCATCCTGCTGCGCGAGAAGGAAGGCGAGCAGAGCGCGGCATGGAAGCTGGCGATCAGGGTGGCGGGCGACATCATCGACAGCATCGAACCGCAGATGGCCGAGGTGGAGCGGGCCCGCATCAAGCAGTCGCTGGCGGCCCTGCGTCAGGCCATCCACATGGCCCTCAACGATCTGAGTCCCTACGGACCGCGGGACAACGAGCAGATGTTCGAGCAGATCGTCGCCTGGCAGGATGCGGCCCTGCTGACCCCGCAGGCGGTCGCCGAGGCCGCGCGCGCCCGTTCCGAGCGTGCCCCCGAGATGCCCGCGGAACCGGTCAAGGCACCGTTGCCGCCCGAGGCGGAGGCGGCGGCGCGGCGCCTGGAATCCGTCGACTTCGGCACCTGGTTCGAGTTCCACGATACGCAGACGGAGCTGGTACGCCGGTTGCGCCTGGCCTGGTTCAGCGAGATCAGCTCGAACTATATGTTCGTCGACGCTATCGGCGTCAAGGCGGCGGAGTACAGCCGTGACCTGCTGGCGAGGATGATGGCGCAGGGCGAGGTGAGCATCGTCGAGACCGAGAAGCGACCTTTCATCGAACGTGCCCTGGCGGCGGTGCTCGGCCTGCTGGGGCGCCGCCCGGACAGCACCCTGACCCACTGA
- a CDS encoding PilZ domain-containing protein: protein MNDKRKQVRTEISAEIEVRDHHSGEPVGRLVNLSPSGMMLFVGREIAPHSVYQFDLLLPGVVLETDTLTLGAESLWCQPCESGEFCAGFHLIDIPPDQQDVLAALIQGE from the coding sequence ATGAACGACAAGCGCAAGCAGGTCCGGACGGAGATCAGTGCGGAGATAGAGGTCCGCGATCATCACAGCGGCGAGCCGGTGGGCCGGCTGGTCAATCTGTCGCCGAGCGGCATGATGCTGTTCGTAGGGCGGGAGATCGCACCGCACAGCGTCTATCAGTTCGATCTGTTGCTGCCGGGGGTAGTGCTGGAGACGGATACCCTCACCCTGGGTGCCGAGAGCCTCTGGTGCCAACCCTGTGAGTCGGGCGAGTTCTGCGCCGGCTTCCATTTGATCGACATCCCGCCGGACCAGCAGGACGTGCTGGCCGCCCTGATCCAGGGCGAGTGA
- a CDS encoding DUF2189 domain-containing protein — MPRPYGLRQIGHALAAGASTFLTLPAPSLALAAIAAVVGGALLAALGALGLAPMALPVAGGFLLLAPALLDGFFHLAELPERAERPRLRRALSAIVRAPGGIWLLRLLCAFLFLIWITDAAILYSMMIGGEALGYGAPWLIRLQPAVIGFELWAALMGAVLAGIVFTVTAFSIPLLYEGRAGLVQAVSASVRAVLGNPAASLVWGLLLGATTLVSILLLPLLCVTLPVLAYASLALYREVFPPAPDG, encoded by the coding sequence GTGCCCCGTCCCTACGGCCTGCGCCAGATCGGCCACGCGCTGGCTGCCGGCGCCTCCACATTCCTCACCCTTCCTGCCCCCAGCCTGGCACTGGCCGCCATTGCCGCTGTCGTCGGCGGTGCGCTGCTCGCCGCGCTCGGCGCCCTCGGCCTCGCGCCCATGGCCCTGCCCGTGGCCGGCGGTTTCCTGCTCCTGGCACCGGCCCTGCTGGACGGCTTCTTCCACCTTGCCGAGCTGCCGGAGCGCGCCGAGCGGCCCCGGCTGCGCCGGGCCCTGTCGGCCATCGTCCGGGCGCCAGGCGGGATCTGGCTGCTCCGCCTGCTCTGCGCCTTCCTGTTCCTGATCTGGATCACCGACGCGGCCATCCTCTACAGCATGATGATCGGTGGTGAAGCCCTGGGCTACGGGGCGCCCTGGCTGATCCGGCTGCAACCGGCGGTGATCGGCTTTGAGCTCTGGGCGGCACTGATGGGTGCGGTGCTGGCTGGCATCGTCTTCACCGTGACAGCCTTCTCCATACCGCTGCTGTACGAGGGTCGCGCCGGTCTGGTGCAGGCGGTCAGCGCCAGCGTGCGCGCGGTGCTCGGCAATCCCGCGGCCAGCCTGGTCTGGGGCCTGCTGCTCGGCGCTACGACCCTGGTCTCCATCCTGCTGCTACCGCTGCTGTGCGTGACCCTGCCGGTGCTGGCCTATGCCAGCCTGGCCCTGTATCGAGAGGTCTTTCCGCCCGCGCCGGACGGCTGA
- a CDS encoding vWA domain-containing protein — MKGQEGNLPMPGMPARVLAALLLWCLAWMAPFAIAADEGTAAEGVDAVLVIDSSGSMKETDPRRLRVAAAKMFVSLLGPEDRTGLISFSDDGYPVLHLTPATPANRERLFKGIEKVSARGVYTNLHAALLKGREMLDKEGRPGHRRLLVLMSDGKMDVGDWNEDQRLKQQIRGSLIEALRNSGIEVYTIAFTEASDMTLLREIADGTGALSRMASNDRELHKVFSAIFESAKQPDMLPIEGGDFVVDDSVDEVTIIASKVRPDSEIQLLMPDGRRITAEVAGRAVRWFRSEGFDMITIQGPPPGRWHLVSDSTDNRAYVVTDMGIEARLAAERVKVGESNGLKAWLVQNGELLATPEILATTRYRVDVEQPDGSALQVELNNEEPLEDGVYEAALQFQQPGQYRLKVSARSQTFQREKVLYLDVEPLPEGAAPPPVVAEPEPEPQPVAESEPEPEPEPQPPAEPAAEAPEVEEPPPALQEEELLTEEPADEGINVGLIISLFVLVNLLIGGLVAGFIFWKKRRGARAAEKVEDADDEDVAE; from the coding sequence ATGAAAGGACAAGAGGGAAACCTGCCGATGCCGGGCATGCCGGCCAGGGTGCTGGCCGCGTTGCTGCTCTGGTGTCTCGCCTGGATGGCGCCGTTCGCCATTGCAGCCGATGAGGGTACTGCCGCCGAGGGGGTCGATGCAGTGCTGGTCATCGACAGTTCCGGCAGCATGAAGGAAACCGATCCGCGGCGCCTGCGGGTGGCGGCGGCGAAGATGTTCGTCTCGCTGCTCGGCCCGGAGGACAGGACCGGCCTGATCAGTTTTAGTGACGATGGCTATCCGGTGCTGCATCTGACGCCGGCCACGCCGGCGAACCGCGAACGCTTGTTCAAGGGCATCGAGAAGGTTTCGGCGCGTGGCGTCTATACCAATCTCCATGCGGCCCTGCTCAAGGGGCGGGAGATGCTGGACAAGGAGGGCCGGCCCGGTCACCGGCGGCTGCTGGTGCTGATGTCGGATGGCAAGATGGACGTCGGCGACTGGAACGAGGACCAGCGTCTGAAGCAGCAGATCCGCGGATCCCTGATCGAGGCGTTGCGCAACAGCGGCATCGAGGTCTACACCATCGCCTTTACCGAGGCCTCCGACATGACGTTGCTGCGTGAGATCGCCGATGGCACCGGGGCCTTGTCGCGCATGGCCTCCAACGACCGCGAGCTGCACAAGGTCTTCAGTGCCATCTTCGAAAGTGCCAAGCAGCCCGACATGCTGCCCATCGAGGGTGGCGATTTCGTGGTCGACGACTCGGTCGACGAAGTCACCATCATCGCTTCCAAGGTAAGGCCGGACAGCGAGATCCAGCTGCTGATGCCCGACGGGCGGCGCATCACCGCCGAGGTGGCGGGGCGCGCGGTGCGCTGGTTCCGCTCCGAGGGCTTCGACATGATCACCATCCAGGGTCCCCCGCCCGGCCGCTGGCACCTGGTCTCGGACAGCACCGACAACCGGGCCTATGTGGTGACCGATATGGGCATCGAGGCCCGCCTCGCTGCAGAGCGGGTCAAGGTGGGAGAGAGTAACGGACTCAAGGCCTGGCTGGTGCAGAATGGCGAGCTGCTGGCCACGCCGGAGATTCTGGCCACCACCCGTTACCGGGTCGATGTCGAACAGCCCGATGGCAGTGCGCTGCAGGTCGAGCTGAACAACGAGGAACCTCTGGAGGACGGTGTCTACGAGGCGGCCCTGCAGTTCCAGCAGCCGGGCCAGTACCGGCTGAAGGTGAGCGCCCGCAGCCAGACTTTCCAGCGTGAGAAGGTGCTGTATCTCGATGTCGAGCCGCTGCCGGAAGGCGCCGCGCCGCCCCCGGTGGTTGCCGAACCCGAGCCAGAGCCGCAGCCCGTTGCCGAGTCTGAACCCGAACCGGAACCCGAGCCGCAACCCCCGGCGGAGCCTGCAGCGGAAGCGCCCGAAGTCGAGGAGCCGCCCCCGGCGCTTCAGGAGGAGGAGCTGCTGACGGAGGAACCGGCCGATGAGGGGATCAACGTCGGTCTGATCATCTCCCTCTTCGTCCTGGTCAATCTGTTGATCGGCGGACTGGTGGCCGGATTCATCTTCTGGAAGAAACGCCGCGGCGCACGGGCGGCCGAGAAGGTGGAAGACGCGGATGACGAGGACGTCGCCGAATAG
- the mrcB gene encoding penicillin-binding protein 1B: MAARRKARRKNASTRSPKKRRKAGRRGGRSGFPWLRLLLTLLVALAAYGVYLDARVRSQFEGKRWALPAKVYARPLELYAGLELSARDFAAELEQLGYRPVRSPRRPGEVARDGGRFDLYTRAFAFPDGAEPGRRIRLRFEAGRLAELRAADTSRSLDLLRLEPLQIASIYPAHREDRILVRLDEVPPLLIETLIVVEDRAFYRHHGISPRAIARAMLANLRAGGLVQGGSTLTQQLVKNFYLSQARTLSRKLNEALMALLLELHYSKDEILEAYLNEVYLGQDGARAIHGFGLASRFYFDRPLKDLAPEQIALLVGLVKGPSYYDPRRHPQRARSRRNLVLELMASQGLIESSRLASYRARPLGTVRLRRLASNAYPAFLELVRSQLYRDYREEDLRSEGLRIFTSLDPRIQRAAEAGLATRLGRLERLRGMESGVLQGAVLVTGTEDGEVLAVVGDRQPQQAGFNRALAARRPVGSLLKPAVYLTALAEPRRYTLATLLDDSPLEVQQPDGSVWAPQNYDHRFRGPVLLHDALVHSYNVPTARLGLALGVPQVIGILHRLGLEREFSPWPSLLLGAAELTPLEITRLYQTFAAGGFRTPLRAIRAVLSATGEALQRYPLQVEQVFSPAQSFLINSALQDVVREGTAAPLARRFGAEAGIAGKTGTTDDLRDSWFAGFDGRRLMVAWVGRDDNQPMGLTGSAGALQVWSEVAGRIGIVPRRMPQPEDIEWAWIDRASGLRADSGCEDRIELPFIAGTVPTGLAPCAGRGPAGWLKRIFTP, encoded by the coding sequence ATGGCAGCCCGCCGCAAAGCCCGCCGCAAGAACGCCAGTACCCGCTCCCCCAAGAAACGCCGCAAGGCAGGCCGCCGCGGCGGCCGCTCCGGCTTTCCCTGGCTGCGGCTGTTGCTCACCCTGCTGGTGGCGCTGGCCGCCTATGGCGTCTACCTCGATGCCCGGGTCCGCAGCCAGTTCGAGGGCAAACGCTGGGCCCTGCCGGCCAAGGTCTATGCCCGGCCGCTGGAACTCTATGCCGGTCTGGAGCTCAGTGCCCGCGATTTCGCCGCCGAACTCGAACAGCTCGGTTACCGGCCGGTGCGCAGCCCGCGGCGGCCGGGTGAGGTGGCGCGTGACGGTGGGCGCTTCGATCTCTATACCCGCGCCTTCGCTTTTCCCGACGGGGCCGAACCGGGCCGGCGTATCCGGCTGCGCTTCGAGGCAGGGCGCCTGGCGGAGCTGAGGGCAGCGGATACCTCCCGGTCGCTCGATCTGCTGCGACTCGAACCCCTGCAGATCGCCAGCATCTATCCCGCCCACCGGGAAGACCGCATCCTGGTGCGTCTGGACGAGGTGCCGCCGCTGCTGATCGAGACCCTGATCGTGGTCGAGGACCGGGCCTTCTACCGCCACCATGGCATCTCGCCGCGCGCCATCGCCCGTGCCATGCTCGCCAACCTGCGTGCCGGCGGCCTGGTGCAGGGCGGCAGCACCCTTACCCAGCAGCTGGTCAAGAACTTCTATCTCAGCCAGGCGCGCACCCTGAGCCGCAAGCTCAACGAGGCCCTGATGGCGCTGCTCCTGGAGCTGCACTATTCCAAGGACGAGATCCTCGAGGCCTACCTCAACGAGGTCTATCTTGGCCAGGACGGGGCGCGGGCCATACACGGCTTCGGCCTGGCCAGCCGTTTCTATTTCGATCGCCCGCTGAAGGACCTGGCGCCGGAGCAGATCGCCCTGCTGGTGGGGCTGGTCAAGGGTCCCTCCTACTACGACCCGCGTCGTCATCCGCAGCGCGCCCGTTCGCGTCGCAACCTGGTGCTGGAACTGATGGCCAGCCAGGGACTGATCGAATCGTCACGTCTGGCCAGCTACCGGGCGCGGCCGCTGGGCACGGTGCGCCTGCGCAGGCTGGCGAGCAATGCCTATCCTGCCTTCCTCGAACTGGTGCGCAGTCAGCTGTACCGCGATTACCGGGAGGAGGATCTGCGTTCCGAGGGGCTGCGCATCTTCACCAGCCTGGACCCGCGCATCCAGCGTGCCGCCGAGGCCGGCCTGGCCACCCGGTTGGGCCGCCTGGAACGGTTGCGCGGCATGGAGAGCGGCGTGCTCCAGGGGGCGGTGCTGGTGACCGGGACCGAGGACGGCGAGGTGCTGGCGGTGGTCGGCGATCGCCAGCCCCAGCAGGCCGGTTTCAACCGTGCCCTGGCTGCGCGGCGACCGGTCGGTTCGCTGCTCAAGCCGGCCGTCTATCTCACCGCACTGGCCGAGCCGCGGCGCTACACCCTGGCCACCCTGCTGGACGACAGTCCCCTGGAGGTGCAGCAGCCGGACGGCAGTGTCTGGGCGCCGCAGAACTACGATCACCGCTTTCGCGGCCCGGTGCTGCTGCATGATGCCCTGGTGCATTCCTATAACGTACCCACGGCCCGGCTTGGCCTGGCGCTCGGCGTGCCGCAGGTGATCGGGATCCTGCACCGGCTGGGCCTGGAGCGGGAGTTCTCGCCCTGGCCCTCGCTGCTGCTCGGCGCGGCGGAACTGACGCCGCTGGAGATCACCCGTCTCTATCAGACCTTCGCCGCCGGGGGGTTCCGCACGCCGCTGCGCGCGATCCGCGCCGTGCTCTCTGCCACAGGGGAGGCGCTGCAGCGCTATCCGCTGCAGGTGGAGCAGGTATTCAGCCCGGCGCAGAGCTTCCTCATCAACAGCGCGTTGCAGGACGTGGTGCGCGAGGGGACGGCCGCCCCCCTGGCGCGGCGCTTTGGCGCCGAGGCCGGGATCGCCGGCAAGACCGGTACCACCGACGATCTGCGTGACAGCTGGTTCGCCGGTTTCGACGGGCGGCGGCTGATGGTCGCCTGGGTCGGCCGTGACGACAACCAGCCGATGGGACTGACCGGCAGTGCCGGGGCCCTGCAGGTGTGGTCCGAGGTGGCGGGCCGGATCGGCATCGTGCCCCGGCGGATGCCTCAGCCGGAGGACATCGAATGGGCCTGGATCGACCGGGCCAGCGGTCTGCGTGCGGACAGCGGCTGCGAGGATCGCATAGAATTGCCCTTCATCGCCGGTACCGTGCCGACCGGGCTGGCGCCCTGCGCGGGTCGCGGGCCGGCCGGCTGGCTCAAACGTATATTCACACCATGA
- a CDS encoding tetratricopeptide repeat protein has product MTTRTTFRWLPLAMLLLGGCASVPPGGAPPVEERGDAATRSVPAPGPTPGVERRPYRAEPPAAQRSAVETLVARADRAVQGGQWAEAGAALERALRIAPGDARLWYQLAEVRLAQGRYAQAVQLARKSNGYASGEPRLLQANWRLIAEALEALGDGRGAAEARRRAARYP; this is encoded by the coding sequence ATGACGACACGCACGACATTTCGCTGGCTGCCCCTTGCCATGTTGCTGCTGGGCGGTTGTGCCAGCGTACCGCCGGGCGGGGCGCCGCCGGTGGAGGAGCGCGGCGATGCCGCGACCCGCTCCGTGCCAGCGCCGGGCCCGACGCCCGGGGTCGAACGCCGCCCCTACCGTGCCGAACCGCCGGCAGCGCAGCGCTCAGCGGTCGAGACCCTGGTGGCACGCGCCGACCGGGCCGTGCAGGGTGGCCAGTGGGCCGAGGCCGGTGCGGCGCTGGAGCGGGCCCTGCGCATCGCCCCGGGTGATGCGCGGCTCTGGTACCAGCTGGCCGAGGTGCGTCTGGCACAGGGCCGTTATGCCCAGGCGGTGCAACTGGCCCGCAAGTCGAATGGCTATGCCAGCGGCGAGCCGCGTCTGCTGCAGGCCAACTGGCGGCTGATCGCCGAGGCCCTCGAGGCCCTGGGGGATGGCCGCGGCGCCGCAGAGGCGCGCCGCCGCGCCGCCCGCTACCCCTGA
- a CDS encoding ATP-dependent DNA helicase, whose translation MSLTPPEPAELLSAQGPLARRLPGFAPREAQQRMAEAVADALAAGENLVVEAGTGTGKTFAYLVPALLCGRKVIVSTGTRHLQDQLFHRDLPLVREALGTGVDVALLKGRANYLCLHRLELAEAEGLSARRQARELQAIRRWSGSTADGDIAGIGGVPEDAAIWPRVTSTSDNCLGGECPRHADCFVVKARRRAQEADLVVVNHHLLFADMALKEEGFGELLPEAGAFIVDEAHQLAETASAFFGLSLGSRQLLGLARDAVLEHLAEAGDMAALPDSARALETAVADLRLAFGRDSGRRPWQAVQSVPEVQAALQRLGEMLDELTAWLEAAAPRGRGLEAVWHRAQGLQERLRLVREAPPAGYVQWLETFRRSFGIHFTPLDIAAIFREQQQHLEGSWVFTSATLAVGDSFEHFTAQLGLEAPRTLRLDSPFDYVRNTLLYLPPGLPAPNQPAYNAAVTEVARQLLPLSRGRAFLLFTSHRALRQAAEALRDSLDYPLLVQGEAPRSELLRRFRELGDAVLLGTGSFWEGVDVRGEALSLVLIDKLPFASPGDPVLQARLDLLREQGGNPFMDYQLPGAVIALKQGVGRLIRDVSDRGVLVLCDPRLLDKPYGRLFRASLPPMPQSRRLEDVAAFFAGPGTAEAAAGGGT comes from the coding sequence ATGTCCCTGACCCCTCCAGAACCTGCCGAGCTGCTCAGCGCCCAGGGGCCGCTGGCCCGCCGCCTGCCGGGTTTCGCGCCGCGGGAAGCCCAGCAGCGCATGGCCGAGGCCGTGGCCGATGCGCTGGCCGCTGGCGAGAACCTGGTGGTCGAGGCCGGCACGGGTACCGGCAAGACCTTCGCCTACCTGGTGCCGGCCCTGCTCTGCGGCCGCAAGGTGATCGTCTCCACCGGCACCCGGCATCTCCAGGATCAGCTCTTCCACCGCGACCTGCCGCTGGTACGCGAGGCGCTCGGCACCGGGGTCGACGTGGCCCTGCTCAAGGGCCGGGCCAACTATCTGTGCCTGCACCGGCTGGAGCTGGCCGAGGCCGAGGGGCTTTCCGCGCGGCGCCAGGCCCGTGAGCTGCAGGCCATCCGCCGCTGGTCCGGCAGCACCGCCGACGGTGACATCGCCGGCATCGGCGGGGTGCCGGAGGACGCCGCAATCTGGCCGCGGGTGACCTCCACCAGCGACAACTGCCTGGGTGGCGAATGCCCGCGCCATGCCGACTGTTTCGTGGTCAAGGCGCGGCGCCGCGCCCAGGAGGCCGACCTGGTGGTGGTCAACCATCACCTGCTGTTCGCCGACATGGCGCTCAAGGAAGAAGGCTTCGGCGAGCTGCTGCCCGAGGCCGGCGCCTTCATTGTCGACGAGGCCCATCAGCTGGCCGAGACCGCCTCGGCCTTCTTTGGCCTCAGCCTGGGCAGCCGCCAGTTGCTGGGCCTGGCGCGCGACGCCGTGCTGGAACATCTTGCCGAGGCTGGCGACATGGCCGCCTTGCCGGACAGCGCCCGGGCGCTGGAGACGGCGGTCGCCGATCTGCGCTTGGCTTTCGGCCGCGACAGCGGTCGTCGCCCCTGGCAGGCGGTGCAGTCCGTTCCCGAGGTGCAGGCGGCGTTGCAGCGCCTCGGCGAGATGCTCGACGAGCTGACCGCCTGGCTGGAGGCGGCGGCACCGCGCGGACGCGGTCTGGAGGCCGTCTGGCACCGCGCCCAGGGTCTGCAGGAACGCTTGCGGCTGGTGCGTGAGGCGCCCCCGGCGGGCTATGTGCAGTGGCTGGAGACCTTCCGTCGCAGTTTCGGCATCCACTTCACCCCGCTCGACATCGCCGCCATCTTCCGCGAACAGCAGCAGCATCTGGAGGGCAGCTGGGTGTTCACCTCGGCGACACTGGCGGTGGGCGACAGCTTCGAGCACTTCACGGCCCAGCTTGGACTGGAGGCCCCGCGCACCCTGCGCCTGGACAGCCCCTTCGACTATGTCCGCAACACGCTGTTGTACCTGCCGCCCGGGCTGCCGGCACCGAACCAGCCCGCCTACAATGCCGCCGTGACCGAGGTCGCCCGTCAGCTGCTGCCGCTCAGCCGTGGCCGGGCCTTCCTGCTGTTCACCAGTCACCGGGCGTTGCGCCAGGCGGCCGAGGCATTGCGCGACAGCCTGGACTATCCGCTGCTGGTGCAGGGCGAGGCGCCGCGTTCCGAACTGCTGCGCCGCTTTCGCGAGCTGGGCGACGCGGTGCTGCTCGGTACCGGCAGCTTCTGGGAGGGGGTCGACGTGCGCGGCGAGGCGCTGTCGCTGGTGTTGATCGACAAGCTGCCCTTCGCCTCGCCCGGCGATCCGGTGCTGCAGGCGCGCCTCGACCTGCTGCGCGAGCAGGGTGGCAACCCCTTCATGGACTACCAGCTGCCAGGGGCGGTGATCGCCCTCAAGCAGGGCGTGGGCCGGCTGATCCGCGACGTCAGTGACCGTGGGGTGCTGGTGCTCTGCGATCCCCGCCTGCTGGACAAGCCCTACGGGCGCCTGTTCCGGGCCAGCCTGCCGCCGATGCCGCAGAGCCGCCGGCTGGAGGACGTGGCGGCGTTCTTTGCCGGCCCAGGCACGGCCGAGGCCGCCGCCGGAGGCGGTACATGA
- the tsaB gene encoding tRNA (adenosine(37)-N6)-threonylcarbamoyltransferase complex dimerization subunit type 1 TsaB, with amino-acid sequence MKLLALDTATEACSAALLVDGELRETSRVEPRGHARLLLAMIETLLAEAGLSPGQLDGLAFGRGPGSFTGLRIAAGVAQGIAFAADLPVLPVSTLATLAQGARDAALEGVLAAIDARMQEVYWGVYRSGAEGLVELEGEERVCAPAAVTVPAGGRWRGAGTGWGSYGEALAARCAGLQLVAVEPGALPHARDMLPLAAAALRVGGGLPAEQAQPVYLRNNVADRPRS; translated from the coding sequence ATGAAGCTCCTGGCGCTGGATACCGCCACCGAGGCCTGCAGCGCCGCGCTGCTGGTCGATGGCGAGCTGCGCGAGACCAGCCGGGTCGAGCCGCGCGGCCACGCCCGCCTGCTGCTGGCCATGATCGAGACCCTGCTGGCCGAGGCCGGGCTGTCGCCGGGACAGCTCGACGGCCTGGCCTTCGGTCGTGGCCCCGGCAGCTTCACCGGCCTGCGTATCGCCGCTGGCGTGGCCCAGGGCATCGCCTTTGCCGCCGATCTGCCGGTGCTGCCGGTGTCGACCCTGGCGACCCTGGCGCAGGGGGCGAGGGACGCAGCGCTCGAGGGCGTGCTGGCGGCCATCGACGCGCGCATGCAGGAGGTCTACTGGGGGGTCTACCGCAGCGGTGCCGAGGGCCTGGTCGAACTCGAGGGCGAGGAGCGGGTCTGCGCGCCGGCGGCGGTGACGGTGCCGGCGGGCGGGCGCTGGCGTGGGGCGGGGACCGGCTGGGGCAGCTATGGCGAGGCGCTGGCCGCGCGCTGTGCCGGTCTGCAACTGGTGGCGGTCGAGCCCGGCGCCCTGCCGCATGCCCGCGACATGCTGCCGCTCGCCGCGGCGGCACTACGCGTCGGTGGGGGGCTGCCGGCCGAGCAGGCGCAGCCAGTCTATTTGCGCAATAATGTCGCCGACCGCCCGCGCTCCTGA